AAATTGGATCGATATAAGTACAcggaaaaataaaaacacataagaCATGGAAACacgtgtgtgtatgtatatgaCAACAAGATTATATGTTGATATGATAATAACTAACTCTCAATTACTAAGGCATCACATTTCATCAGTTGGCATCTGTTTGTGgtattgaaatcaaaataaaactcttttaaactgaaaaaaaaaagtcataaaacTACGGAGAAGCAGTGGAAgggaaataaaatagaataattcaATGGAAGTGCAGCGAGAGaggataaaaatgaaagttgATTACATGAGTGGAGAGAAAAGGCATCACAGTATGCACTACAATTGTCACCCGAAGCACTGTTTGGCTGTGTGGAATTGCTCTCTACTTGTCGGTAGGGATGACAATGGATCGGACACAGATAGTATTTACCTATAATCCGATCTGTCAGATAAAATTGTATCTGCTATCCGACCACCTATCGGCGCGGGTACCtgtttagaaaatatttgtgGGTATTTTAAAATCCTCACCTGCAAGTAcctgtaaaaattaaaaaaaatattttatacatttttaaaataaaatttaaataaagttacaaaaaatatataatataatataaattaattaaatataaattaaaatttaattttaattaaatttaacctaataaaatataatttaatttaatttttaataaaatttaattaaaaatataaaaattaattttttttattattttttgcaggtAACGGTACCCGTGAGTcggatagtatactacccgtactTAATCCGTTTAGAaacggatattaaaatatcttattacCCGTTATCCGCGGAAAGCAAATATCTGCAGATAGTAACTATCCACCGCGGATTTTACCCGCGAATATCCCTGCCCGtagatttttttgccatccctacttGTCAGCATGGAATGGTGTGAATCATTCTGGTTTTTCTCTTGCGTGAAGGTGAGGAGGGAAGAGAggatgtttctctcttttctttctttttgtgacatgatttatttattttttgtaaaaagtaaACGAGGGACTCTGCCATCTATTAGGAACCcgaaattgaaaagagaaagaagagtaatattctttattgtatagactaaaaaaacacaaaataggAGAACACTCTTTCCTCCATGGGTTTCCACTTCACAAAGAGCTAAAGCTCAAACTACAAAATTATCCAAAAGTCCCCCACATACCAGGACCCCAAACTATATAAAGGAAACTTCACTCACCCTAACAACCTAACTAACAACTACTTCTTAATCTGTTTCCTTCTATCATACACATTATATCCTATGATTGCATGCCACTGCAGAACAACCCTGTCCTCAAGGTTGGGATAGTGAAGCTTGTCCCCATGGTTCATCTTCATCAATTTGTTATCATAGGAAGGGAACCCACTAACTACTACCCTCTAATTTAGGTAtggaggcttgggtggtggtCGATATGAGAGAATTGTTGACTCTTTCTGTTCCATTAATGATAAGAATTGATTCTTTTCTAGGATTCCCATGGACCATATGATTGTTCTATACTGCATTCTGATCCAGTGACCTCTTACATGGGCTTGGACTTTAATAATTCTTTGACGAATGATCAAAgaattattttctcttcttccaacCTTGAGACTTTTTCTGTATTTGTATAGCAGCTGCATTGGCTAAACCCTTTCCTTGTCTAGATTTGTTCATCCTAGAAGCTAAAAAGGAAAGAGCTTGTTGATTTGACCATccaaattcatcatcatcatgttgAGCTAACTGTTTCCTTTGAAATGACTGCATTCTGCATACTTGATGTATTTGATCAGCAACTTGTGTAGCATTTTGGACAACATTGAGAGAATCCTTAAGGTAGATAACATTTGGTTTATCCCCGTAAAGCACAAGTATCACAGTTTGCTCTAAAACTGTTTGCCCTGCTTCCATTCCTGAAGTTTCTTTCGTACCATCTTTACCTTCCTCCACTGTGAGTAATTCAAGATGGCTAGTTAATAAAGAATCTGCAAGAAAATTGGAAATTCCTTTGTGGCAATTGCTAGAAGCTAGATCTGCAAGTATTATAACATCAGGAATTTCAGGATATGGATCTGTAACTGCTATAGTGGATGCACCCATGGACACTCAGACCTCAACTCGGTTGCTTCTTGAAACCACTGTTTTAACCCCATGCCTCAACAatttttctccttccttatctagTTTACTACTTTATGGATATCTTTCTCCCTTCTCTTCATCATTAGCCAAGTACTCTTCTTCAGAGAATTTCTTGCCTTTCTTGATGTTGTGCAGACTGTCTTTCACAGTATTCCTACCCGtttttccctctttctttcctttcatgaCAGATTTCTCACTTCTTTCTAAGCCCCTTCCACCATTGATGAGTTCTTGTAGCATGTCTTTTATTTCTTGGACGATTTCCCTTATTTCTTGCATAcagtcctttttttttttctcctgtCATAACTCTTCCTTGTTTGCTGGCCCCTTTCTCCAAAATATTTACTCTTTCTTCCATGCTTCCACCTCTTTCTTGATCTGGTTGGACCAATTTGTTAAGAACCcgaaattgaaaagagaaagaagagtaataTTCTTTATTGGATAGactaaaaagaacaaaaaatatagGAGAGCACTCTCTCCTCCAAGGGTTTCCCCTTCACAAAAAGCTAAAGCTCAAACTACAAAATTATCCAAAAGTTCCCCACATACAGGACCCCCCAATATAAAGGAAACCTCACTCACCCTAACAACCTAACTAACAAGTACTTCTTAATCTACTTCCTTCTATCATACacacattatatcctatcaCCATCACTGGTGTGTCTGGGTGACTGGGAATGTTGAGGCTTGGTGGGCTGTGTTGGGCACTGTAGACATTCCAGGTTTCCATCCTACTGGGTTCTCACACATGGAACCGCCCGTTTTGGGCACATTTGAGCTTCATAGTTTGTACTTCATGGACACAAGGATATGACAAATGTGAAGCTTAAATGATTTAACCCAACCCAGTTATTGTGCATTGtattaaattaacataacatgaaaacaaatctttaaattaaaagagaGAATTGATGTTTTAGAACTTAGCATGATTTGATGTAGACACAATAAAATGCCACATGTTATCTAATTATTATGATATTCCAATATTTGTTGGTGTACGAGTTCAATcattataagttaaattttatcaaCGAAGCTAGGAAACTCTAACATGTATGTGAAGCTAGGGTTTTCTAATATTAACTTGTCTAACAATggatatgattattattttacattgtttCTGCTGCTTTTTTGTTTGCCATACAGTAATCAATTTTCTTCAGAAGTAACTATAAAGAATCTTTATACTAGtatatttagataaatttcTTTACAAACACttgaaaataagaatatttgaagttaaaaagaaatataatcaaACTTCTTCCCAAAGATAATATCAACTTGCATAACTTTTGTTTTATCGTATAGAAATGGTCAATCaatttactttcttattttcttctcctaCAAGTGtctataaacaaattttttcatATGGAGCCAGAGTGAAGCTAGTTTTTGGATGAAAAGGTATTTTGGAGCGCTATCAAAAACCAAAACTGTAATAAATTCATTTAGTGATTAAAGTGTCATTCTCGTGCAGAGTCTCGACTTGTCACTGCCCAAAAACTTAATGGACGTCCCTTTTGTGATTCCTGCTGCAAAGTTTGTTGGTAGTAGTTATTTGTTTCCTAATTGTGTCTTGAAATGTAACTGTTTAGCATTGTTTTTTGGCATTATTGTAAAATTCTTTATTCGTTTGCTTTCTCTATTTGTTGTTCAAATAAGATTATGGTAATATCTATATTCACCAGGAAAAAAGTTGATGGTAATATCTCTTTGCCGTAAATGCTTTGTTAGTCTAAGCTTGTGGATATTTTCAGACAAATTACTAATGGATTATTAAACTTTCTCGTTCTCGTTTCCCTTGCAGAACATTGATGACATAAGAAATGGCCAAAGAACAAAAGTACCTATATTTGATTTGGAAAGTGGTGCTCGAAATGGTTTCAAGGATCTTGAGGTTTCTGAAGATTGTGGAGTGGTCAGTTATTAACTAGCACCCTAAGTGCCTAAGATTTTGTCTCTGTACTGACTTTTATTGTGAGATATAATAATATAGCCTAAAGTTGAAAAGTGATTTCTTAATTGCACTTTTGTTTTcatgaaaatatattagtaGATTTTGAATTTAGTGCTCCTTGAGCTTAAAGTTAGGACAAAATGAAAGCTTGCTTAAACCTTTTACTGATATATTTTGAGTAGAACAgtggaaagaaaaaatttaactccACATCACTTGGTCAGAGAAGTTTATGCCAATAGCTGCTAAGGAGTTTCCACATGGTGTTAGCGTTTAACCCTTCATAGCTTGCAGGCTTTTGGGCTTGTTCCAAAAGTGCCTCCGTAGAATGAAATCACTATTGATCTGGAAAATGGAGTCATTTACCATAATACTGACTGCAGTACAGCGTGCTTTCTGCTTCTTTTACATCCCACATCGAGCTGGGGTATGGGATATAGCAATTGATTAGCCCACCATTTACACTTCATATACAATGTTGTCTCCCCCCACTACCCACTTTTACttgtttcttagtttttttCAGAAATCAAGGACACCAGAAAAATGTATGCATGATAGCTTGacattatatatagtttatcttTATGCTGAAATCCTGATATAGTTTGCTAGTCCTGTTATGGTAGTTCTTTATGTAATTGTTTCAATGTGGTTCTTGAGAGTGCATTTGTTAATTTTGACCAGATTATATTTGAAGGCGTCTTTGCTTTGCATCCTGATATCCGAATATCACTTGACTTATGGATTGCTGTTGTAAGAATGAATCCTCAATGatgaccttttctttttctttattttatagtttattgtgGGGCTAAGAAGGCCTCGTACTTTGATTTTCTTATTTGGAACAGGTTGGAGGTGTTCATTCACATTTGATTTCACGAGTTCAAAGGGATAAGAGTAGAGTGGGATGCTTTATTTCTCAAAATGAGATCATGATGACAGTGTTTCCCATGTTCCAGCAGCTTATTGAACCTCATCTTGTTCATGCACATGTTAGTGGATAGTATGCTTTTCCCcctatattttaaaacttcttGGAATTAATGGTTAAACCATTATCGTTTCCATGTCAACTgacaagtttttatattttaaagccTTGATGATTTTAGATTTTCCAGTTTAACCATCAATGATTCCATGTAAACAAGTACACTTCCTTGCCTTTTACTGTGCTCTCTAACTATGCCTactttataatttgtatttctgttaattttgtgaaaaactTCGGCTTCATCCATGATGACTGACCTGTCTTCTTGTTTGTATATGTGAATAATGTATAGGTtggttattttaattgatatttgcAGTCCACTCTTTCTATTTGCTGCACTCACCAGTCACCCATTTGTTGTAATAGCATctcagttttctttttattatgattagCAATTGTTTCTTTTTGGATAATAGATTAATATATATCACATCATCAATTAATGTTGTCTTGCAGCTTAAAATTCGAAATGATTTTGACCCTGTGCTTTCTCCTGAGAGTTCATTATTTGTATTAAAGAGTAACAAAAAAGTAAGTTTTAACTCTACACACACTCACATATTGTGACAAGGTTTTGTTCAACATGTTTGCTGAAAGTATAGTAATAAATTACAGGTAGCATATCAAGATATTGTTGCAATTCTTGATTCAGCAAAATTTTGCAGTTCGGTGCAGAAATTTATTGACATCTATATTAGGCTTCCTGGGATCCCTTCTAATGGACAGTTGAGGGACAGTGATTGTATTCGAGTCAGAATATGTGAAGGCAGATTTGCGTTGCTGATACGAGAGGTTGGGAACATTATTTGCTTGTTGACGATAGCTTAACATAATTATACACATAGTTGATAGTGTGGCACTTTCATGatttattttactaaacaaATTTTGTTATCTTGTTCATGTGCCAGCCCATCAAAGAAGGAAACTTTATCATTCAGCCCAAAGTGGATTTTGATATTAGCATTAGTACGGTTGCTGGCCTTCTTAATCTTGGGTAAGCCAAAATTCAATAatgcaaaaatatattatatactaatttcCAATAAATGGATGACTAATATTTATGATGATTAAGTTTTTGTGTTAATAGAGTGAGAATTGTTTGCTAGTAGAATGTAGATTTTTATTGATGTTGTCCTGATTCTATGTTTCTATATTAAAAGAAAGGGTATTTTATTGTCATTGGCATTGCTGTCAGTCACTTATATGTTTTAAGCATTGGGAAAAGATAAAATTCCCCATGCTGCCTTCAACTTGGTTGTCAGAAGGAAAAAGTAATTCATGGAAGTAGTAAATGAGGATAAAACACCATTAGTAAATGATATCTCTATATGCTATGAGAACTATGAATAGGCTAGGCCTTACATAACCACAAAAGCTAGCTCAAGGAGGGAAGGATTACTCAAGTCATTATTTGCAGTACAGTTGTATTTCCATATTCCTAATTACAGAATGGTATAATTTGCTGAATGTATTGTGTCTAGGACCCCAAATATCTGAATGAACTAAGACAAAAGGTGATGAAATACTTTTATTAACTTGAGTACCATAGGTATGACCAATGTGTTTTCCTAACTGGCAAGACATGCATTGAAAAGATGAACTGTTAGAAAAACTTGGAAGCATTAGATGCATTTTGGTCGAATTAGGATGACCTAAGTGTTGATGCTCAAGAGCTAGAGATACAGTGGAGATACAAGcaattgattgtgacaaataATATAATCCTCAAGACTCATGTCTTGCTCCAATTGTTTGTCCGAGACACCGGTCCTGaacattacaaaattattagCATAAAGAGCAAAGTAATTTTGGGTGCGAGTGAACTTTCTTAtggatattaaattaaaaggacacTTGGGAATATAAAGCACATTATCTAGGGTAAGATTAGAAGAAGGTCGTGTTTGACCAATGCCATGAACTTTTATTTAAGAGCCAATCTACCATGGTCACATAGGGTAAAAAACTCCAAATAGTTCCTTTAATAGAAAAGGGACTTGTTACTAGACATATGATCATAGGCACCAGAATCAAGAATCCAAGGCCAAGGGAGGAGGACTGAGAAATACATGTTACAAGATTACAAGACAGAGCAACGACGACGACAGGTTGTGTAGGTTGCATGGCTCCCTTGTATTGAAGAAACTCATTGAAGGAATCAACGAAAATTAAAACCTTATCTGATGCTTTTGGGGAAATGACTTGAGCAATATTAGCTGTCTTGGGTTGTTGTCTGATAGGTTTTCAGACCTATAATGAGATGTTTGAGAAACTGCAGATCTTTATTCCAACAACATACCAGGTTTCTTCCAATGTGGAGAAACCAAACACATACAATTTCTGTTATTCGAGAGAACCAGACTCTCCACTCTTCCTATTCTTTTCAGAATGAACAGAAACAATGAAAAAGGCTGCTAAAAACAATTGCCTACATAGACTTTATAAAAGTCTGAGACAACAAAACCTACCCATAGACAGTTATAACTGTCTGTCCCTTTTATTTCTCCTAATATGAATATTTCCCTTGAACCTATCAATACCCTGTTACGTGCCTGAGTTAGGGACGTAACTTAGAACAAGTCCTCACACACTCTCACATAGAAGGAATAATGGCAAATAGATGAATAAAcctcttttattgaatgaaaatactgaatcaaagaaaacaaccaataactgggagcataacctccgtcAGTCAcctgagagcataacctctcttATGAACTCACAAATCAAAAGCATGCCTTTATCCCTAGGCTTCCccttaatttataataactaattccCTCCCAAGATATActgaatattagaaaatattccTATATATTTAGTCTTATTTACtatattatatcaaataatatcgTAAGATATGGTCCTGATTACTCTAATTGATATCCTGTGAATCTCCTCCCAAGATTTCCCTCCTATTACTCTAATTAGTTTCCCGCTGCGCTCTTCTAGGAATCCTCCTTACTGCTATCCATCGTTCGGTCAGCTCTGTACCCGTCCTCCCCCGCTCCGTCCATTCGGTTTTCTTCTTCAGCTCATCCCCTTTCTTTCACCGTTCGGCCTTCTCCCCCTCGGTCCTCTTCCCATTCCCTTCTTACCGTTCGGTCTTGGTCCCTTTCCCTTCTTACCATTCGGTCTTGGTCCTCTTCTCTCTCCCTCCTATACTTTCTCCTCTCATATACTTTCCAGCCCCTAACATACCCCCTCCATGAAGtttcaccttgtcctcaaggtgaaaaGCAGGAAACTCCTTATTGATGGTAGTGACATCTTCTTAACTGTTTTCAATGTGTGAGAGGTGTTTTCAACTGGACGAAcaaccttctttttttttcttattttgtaaacTGTATCAAACCTATCAACACCCCCTCCATGAAGGTGCACCTTATCCTCAAGGTGAAAGTTTGAAAATTCTTTATGAATGCAAGCAGCAGATTCCCTCAACTCCTGCATTTCCTCTTTCGAAATAAGCAACATATGGAGTTGTTTAGTTTTGCAAGTATGATTAGGCCCAAACTTTTCATCACACCTGAAGCATAAgccatttttttatcttatcttgCAATTCTTCTTGGGACAATTTTCTAAATGTGTCCCTCCTTGTTGAGTCCCAGCAGGAGAACTATTGATGGTGTTCACACAGCCACTGCTCTCTCCACTTCCTCTATCGGAGTTGGTAAAACCCACTGAATTTCCCCCTTCCTTTGAGTAACTGTGAGTAAGTAGCAATTGTCTATAGGTGTTACTTTGAAGTTGCACAGTGAGAGAGTCCCCCTTGGTGGTGACTCTAACCTTTTCCTCCACCATTTGAGCCTTCATCATTAACTCAGCAAGATTATGGGGTTCATAAAGTTTAACCTCCGCCTTTATGTCTTCCTTTAGCCCATTCAAGAATATGTCCACCAAGTAATCTTGTTGCATTCCTTTCATGAACCTTGCATATTGTTCAAATTGCTCAATATATTCCCCTACTTGTCCCGTTTGGCATAGGccaatcaaaatttcaaacgGGCTTTGCAGCATTGTTGGCTGAAATCTTCTAACCATCGCGTCTTTGCAGGCTTCCCATGTGGGATTCGGATTGCAGGTTTCCCACCATTGAAACCAATTTAAAGCTTTCCCCTCCAATGCCAACATAAGAGCCTGCATTCGCTCCTCCTCACTAACCTCTCTCAAACGGAAATATCGCTCTAACCTATTGGTACACCCATAAACTTCGTCCCCTGTAAACACAGGAATGTCCAACTTCCTCCATTTGGCAGAAATCCCAAAAGAACTTCCTCCTGCATTACTCCTATTGTCCTTATGGGCATTCATGGCAACAAAATCTTGAGCCTCTTGATGCTTATAAGAGGATGCCAGGCGTTCAACCACCCCTGTCAGTCCTGGAATCATCTCTTCCAACCATAGGAAGCGACGGTTATTTGCGTGTTCTTCTTCTTGGACGATCTTCTCCAAGCCATCGCATCTTGCCTCCATTCTTGTGTTGACCATAACCTTCAGTGTGCCCCCACTTCACTGGGAATGAGGCTCTAGATACCAATTGATAGGTTTTCAGACCTATAATGAGATGTTTTAGAAACCGCAGATCTTTATTCCAACAACATACGAGGTTTCCTCCAATGTGGAGAAACCAAACACATACAATTTCTGGTTATTCGAGAGAACCAGACTCTCCACTCTAACTATTCTTTTTAGAATGaacaaaaacaatgaaagaaacTACTAAAAACAATTGCCTACACAGACTTTATAAAAGTCTGAGACAACAAAACCTACCCATAGATAGTTATAATTGTCTGTCCCTTTTATTTCTcctaatataaatattttccttGATCCTATCATTGTCATTGTACAAGACATTATGCCTTAGTATGGCCGTACCATTGACAAAAATTGCAACAAGGGCGTTGACCATGATATCCACCACGAATTCCACTTTGTCCACTCTGGTATGAAGATTGGGAGTAAAAAGCAAATGAATCAGTTGGAGGTACAAGAGAATGACCAAACATGTGAGGAACTGAGAGGTGAAGTAATGGTTAACTAATAGTGTCATAAGATGGAGCAACCGTGccaaataatatttgattgtggaCAGAGTCAAACTCTAGAGGAAGCCCGACAAATGCAAGAACCATAAAAATTTTCCACATTGTTCAACATGTTTGTCTGCATCATTAATGAATCAAAATCAGCAATTAAGGGATCGAGCTTACCAAGATATGTTTGTATATCATGATTTTCCTGTTTCACAGTTATAAGGTTGGAAACAACATTATAAAGGTGATGAACACCATTGGAGTATACTTTCTTGGCTTTGTTCCATACATCATAACAAGTAGTAAAAGCATGGTATTGAGGCTGCAATTTGACATCAATGGAGAACTAGAGAACATTACACAAAGAGGCATCAATTTGCATCCATTGGGTTTGGTCTTTGCGAGGAATGTCTTTGGCCTATGTCAAGTGGTCGACATGGTCTTGACCCTGAAACCACAGCTGGACAGCAGCAGCCCATGAGTTATAGTTGCTTGTCCCAGACAAGAACAGAAATCTAAATGGAACAGAAAATGCAAATCGATAATGGAATCAGACGAGTAATGCAGAAACTGAAAGTAGAACTATGAATTATAAATTGAGAATGAACAGAGATTGAAAACCCATTTGAAAGCGAAAATGCAGAAGTGAGAAATGCAAGAAGATGAACCAAACAACAAGAAAACTCTGAAAGTTGCTATAAGAGAAAAGAGGAACGCCAATAGCCAAAACCAGAATACTGAAAAACTATTACAACTAATTGTGTCTCTACTCGTACCTCCCTATGGATTCCTTTTCCTGACTAATTCAAGCTTATATATAATGTTCTGAACACAGGAAAATGAATGGGCCCGAAGTTGAATCGAGTTGGGCTTTTTACATTgtcaaagaaaaacagaatttCTAAACAGAAAAGCTACAACTTCTGACAAGTCATTTGCTGATGTTTTTTTATAGCTCTGCACTCCAAATGCTGCGTTCCACATATCCAAATTAAAGTCCTGGAAGTAAGGAATCCAATGAAAAAAGAATAAGCTTAAATGGACATCTAACTAAAAAGATATGGACAAAACAGTAGACAGAGGTAAGAGTAGACTGCTTATAAAAATACAGTATAAAAATACTGAAAATAGCTAGTACTTAGAAAAATTCCTATTTATTGCAGAAAATACATGTACATGCTATTCCCTACATGAAGCTCTTTCGTCTTCACCTTGACtagcaatataaaaaatacaacatGGAATTCCAATTGCAAGCTATTCTATGCAACGTAAGGGCTAtgattgtttaaatttattggaTAAGATCACCATTTCAAAAGATCTCAATTTCAATGAGTTTGGTCCTTTCGTGAAAGCCAAAGTTAGAGATAATAATATGAAGAGAAACCTGATCGTCTCATATAAGTATCATttgagtgacatctccaaattttAACTCTTTAAGTAATCGTTTAAGCCTAATAAGTTCACAAGTGGCTGAAGTCATAACTCTTGCTTTCATACTAGACCTTGTcacaacattttgttttttcctaTTCTAAGAGATCACGTTATCACTAATGGAGACACACGAGAAGTGGACCTTCTATTAGAAGGAGATCTTGTCCAATCAGCATTTGAATAACAAACTTTAGTATGGTTATTGTGACCATATATTAAACCTTTTCCAAGAGatcctttaatgtactttaatatacGAATACGAATGATTGCATTCCAATGATTTGCACATGGGGAGTTGAGAAATTAACTCACCACATTGACTACAAAGGAAATGTTAGTTCAATTTTTCAACTAATGTTATGTAGTTCTCAAGATCTGAGAAAGACTCCTCCTGATTAGGTAGGACTTTGGTATTGGGATCCATGAGTGTATCAACAAATTCTGAGTTCATCAACCCAATTTACTCAAAAATATCCAATGCACACTTCctttgagatataacaatacTATTGTTGGATTGTACAACTTTAATCCCCAAGAAATATCtaagtttgccaagatctttggtctAAAAGTCGTGACAAAGGGGTTGTTTCATCTAGAAAATGCCATGGTAGTCATTTCCTGTAAGAACAATGTCAGCAACATACAATATTAAATAGGCACACCCATCACTTGTGTCATAGTGAAAGATTGAATGATTTGCCACACTGattcataccaaattgttgaacaaaactgctaaattttccaaaccaagcCCTAGTAGACTTTTCTGGCCATTTAAAGATTTGTGAAGACGACATACTGGCGGTGGTAGTGATGATGCCAATAGTGATGGTGACAACTATGATGACAACGGTTGCAATGTGGTGGGAAGATCAGACTGGGTGGTAGGAGAAACAAtggttggaaaaaaaaaaaaacttagaacaATGTTTGAAATAacagtttttgaaaaaaaatgacattgaCGAACAGTGGCTTCATCGAAGAGGCAAAGAGTAACCCTAGCTTTGATACcaagttaaaataaaagagaaagagacaTAGGATGAATCCCTAATGTGTATTGAGCATATAGGGTTATGCATTTATAATAGGAAATTTTAAAGATATGGGCTTAAGCATGTTATATGCAAAACTAACACATAATATTGTAACTAACAGTGTCTAATGTTATCTTAACAATATCTAACCATTTTCGTCTTCATTTCCCCTCCCATATGTTCCTAttcattctctctctttctctcatccTAGGTGTCCAAGTCCTCTTGCTCCTATACATTCTTTCCTAACTTTTCTTCGTCATGCTCCAAGCATAACTTTTCATGGTAGGACCAATGGATGactatcatttttaattaagaaaatgttaTCTTTGTCAATTTGATTGGGTTTGTCTACACTTACTATTAGTTAGCAAACAATGTTTATTTAATCCTTTAGAGAACCTTAAGTCAACTCTATTAGTATTTGTAACAAGCTCTATACATGATATACATGTACACACACATATGTTTGTTTGCTTCAACTTGAGGAAGGGGGTCTCAGGATTAAACACATGCTTCATATGCACTTTGTAGTATTCTTTTTGTTGGAGATCCTACATCGATTAGgaataaggccaaattataatatacaattgGACGCAATTCTCATCTTACAAATTGGTTTTGTatgattgagttaggtttaaagtcaaCTTAAAATGGTATCAAGCCATTTAGAGCCTATCTTAGTGAAGTTCATTTGGCCTTGTGTCACCTGCTATCGGGTTACCTCGGCATGAGGGAGTGTGCTAAAGAGCCCACACCTACTAGAGATAAGGACAATTTATAagatataagtgggtgcaaacctcatcttaca
This genomic stretch from Vigna radiata var. radiata cultivar VC1973A chromosome 7, Vradiata_ver6, whole genome shotgun sequence harbors:
- the LOC111242018 gene encoding uncharacterized protein LOC111242018, with amino-acid sequence MVNTRMEARCDGLEKIVQEEEHANNRRFLWLEEMIPGLTGVVERLASSYKHQEAQDFVAMNAHKDNRSNAGGSSFGISAKWRKLDIPVFTGDEVYGCTNRLERYFRLREVSEEERMQALMLALEGKALNWFQWWETCNPNPTWEACKDAMVRRFQPTMLQSPFEILIGLCQTGQVGEYIEQFEQYARFMKGMQQDYLVDIFLNGLKEDIKAEVKLYEPHNLAELMMKAQMVEEKVRVTTKGDSLTVQLQSNTYRQLLLTHSYSKEGGNSVGFTNSDRGSGESSGCVNTINSSPAGTQQGGTHLENCPKKNCKIR